The following coding sequences are from one Ooceraea biroi isolate clonal line C1 chromosome 5, Obir_v5.4, whole genome shotgun sequence window:
- the LOC113561970 gene encoding uncharacterized protein LOC113561970: MMGSRRCEYCYCISGARRCIRPKCLLPLPGCTPLYAPHSCCPIAYNCTHHHPSTMAPISGNGCRVGERTYVEGEMVRDIEWKAACDNCFCAMGAIRCVPLACAPPLQGCSPIVREGQCCPSTYNCSGSIEVKATQNYASYAFISKDYAKFRKETNYFPAIDQSTNLPVEGRGHRVVEEQVSTSRIDLEEDSSVAAYSTAWPSTMETDIMDNEILIGTMDYKSSLEVTTAAASTNELSSNTESTVAFESTLASTKDADSVADSCTTCSTSTFTDSTIVTTEDLASTDASTISSPEWTTVLSELTLDNGNDENEDTKRDENKNASENEDRNENGATETGAQTGEKADIIEKNKAATHPFAISTDAGDSLIPGEKSSENSTLTEGTETIGKRPVISPSSTILMPDDILVMNVTVKTNVSVGHIQGVTINPIRSIPPDVEAILNITHREKDEDYDYDYSQPTLPPSLSNVRIIPFVAADALVKDKDVSSPETRYPPGAVVASPELQPTDASGFYDIASQKNRFSPPVETEGGFVPREPPYFDVPYRPTDLNLEIGTGVTVVPEQITNPHRKNDDSSSKCHFENMEYGHGEILPRAALCIICMCYYGEVVCFSEKCSPLKIGCRRINSEEKCCGKIVCVEAGESPTVVLDRADATAPSQRQPTVSPDPFRDVIKTEPAPDLPSLIEDMIPYLIERGITTSRPTTSMATSVSKNSAQGLAGNQLQHSPNFDFVEQMLHIRPPFDYVGEMVDSSFVSNMKYGMNGEVPPEDTVSLTYDSKNQVPGKPEGPESSAGAFGYDGTELNHTIDDSENAFLRSNITEEQLAMGNLSKTDDPDRKSANKVDDRITKHDNHTQSNNSPNKGEKIVEDVEDDTIFSLDSVLELLFSSNTSSDVKLTEITKMPDVSSISGTREDQETLAASSTSTERLTEETDTVETSSKVLDNEIPMGTLLKLAGCNIYGRMYRVGRIITELSSLCQECRCTEIGVQCKQLEC, encoded by the exons ATGATGGGTTCGCGGCGATGCGAGTATTGCTATTGCATATCCGGCGCAAGAAGATGTATCCGGCCCAAATGCCTGCTGCCTCTACCGGGATGCACCCCGCTGTACGCACCCCATTCCTGCTGCCCGATCGCCTACAACTGCACTC aCCACCATCCGTCCACAATGGCGCCGATATCGGGAAATG GATGTCGCGTGGGCGAGCGCACTTACGTGGAGGGCGAGATGGTCCGCGACATCGAGTGGAAGGCCGCATGCGACAACTGTTTCTGTGCGATGGGAGCCATACGGTGCGTTCCGCTTGCGTGTGCGCCACCACTTCAAGGCTGCAGCCCGATCGTGCGAGAAGGACAATGCTGCCCGTCTACCTACAACTGCA GCGGCAGCATCGAAGTAAAGGCCACTCAAAACTACGCATCCTACGCCTTCATCAGCAAGGACTATGCCAAGTTTCGCAAGGAGACCAACTATTTC CCGGCGATTGATCAATCCACAAATCTGCCCGTCGAAGGACGAGGTCACCGAGTGGTCGAGGAACAAGTTAGCACCAGCAGGATCGATCTCGAGGAGGACTCGTCTGTCGCCGCATACTCGACCGCTTGGCCCTCCACCATGGAGACTGACATCATGGACAATGAAATCTTGATAGGAACGATGGACTACAAATCGAGCTTGGAAGTGACGACTGCTGCGGCTTCCACGAATGAG TTATCGAGTAACACTGAATCGACAGTAGCGTTCGAGTCGACGCTGGCGTCCACCAAAGATGCCGATTCCGTTGCTGATTCATGCACGACGTGCTCCACAAGCACGTTCACGGATTCGACAATCGTGACGACGGAGGACCTCGCCAGCACGGATGCCTCGACGATCTCATCGCCGGAATGGACGACGGTGCTCTCGGAACTAACGCTCGATAATGGAAACGATGAAAACGAGGATACCAAGAGagacgaaaataaaaacgcgAGCGAAAACGAGGACCGGAACGAAAACGGGGCTACAGAGACGGGGGCGCAGACGGGAGAGAAAGCGGATATAATTGAGAAAAACAAAGCTGCGACGCATCCTTTCGCAATTTCCACGGATGCCGGGGATTCGCTTATCCCCGGCGAGAAATCGTCCGAGAATTCTACGCTCACTGAG GGAACAGAGACCATCGGCAAGAGACCTGTCATCAGTCCATCGTCGACGATACTCATGCCGGACGACATCCTCGTGATGAACGTGACAGTGAAGACGAATGTCTCGGTGGGCCATATACAAGGTGTCACGATAAATCCAATTAGATCTATCCCGCCCGATGTAGAGGCCATTTTGAACATTACTCATCGCGAAAAGGACGAGGATTACGACTACGACTACAGTCAACCGACCTTGCCGCCGTCACTGTCAAACGTTAG AATAATACCCTTTGTGGCGGCGGACGCGTTGGTGAAAGACAAGGATGTATCCTCGCCTGAGACTAGATATCCTCCCGGTGCGGTAGTAGCGTCTCCTGAGCTACAACCGACCGACGCTTCTGGTTTTTACGATATTGCAAGCCAGAAGAACCGATTTAGCCCGCCTGTGGAGACTGAAg GTGGATTTGTACCTAGAGAGCCGCCATATTTCGATGTTCCCTATCGTCCCACAGACTTAAATCTCGAGATTGGTACTGGCGTTACCGTGGTTCCAGAACAGATTACGAATCCACATCGAAAAAATGAtg ATTCGTCTAGTAAGTGCCACTTCGAGAATATGGAATACGGTCACGGCGAGATCTTGCCACGCGCCGCTCTCTGCATAATCTGCATGTGTTATTACGGGGAAGTCGTGTGTTTCTCGGAGAAGTGCTCGCCGTTAAAAATTGGTTGTCGGAGGATCAACTCCGAGGAAAAGTGTTGCGGCAAAATCGTTTGTG TGGAAGCCGGTGAATCGCCAACGGTGGTGCTCGATCGTGCCGATGCCACGGCGCCTTCTCAACGACAACCTACAGTGTCGCCGGATCCATTTCGCGATGTCATCAAGACCGAGCCGGCACCCGACTTACCTTCCCTGATCGAGGACATGATCCCTTACCTGATTGAGCGCGGTATCACGACGTCCAGGCCGACGACATCCATGGCAACGTCAGTGTCGAAGAACTCCGCTCAAGGCTTGGCGGGTAATCAACTGCAACACTCGCCGAACTTTGACTTTGTGGAGCAGATGCTACACATACGACCACCCTTTGATTACGTAGGGGAAATGGTCGACTCCTCTTTCGTGTCGAATATGAAGTACGGAATGAACGGTGAAGTACCTCCGGAAGATACCGTCTCGTTAACGTACGATTCCAAGAATCAGGTTCCCGGCAAGCCTGAAGGTCCTGAATCTTCAGCTGGAGCCTTCGGCTACGACGGAACCGAGTTGAATCACACGATCGACGATTCGGAGAACGCTTTCCTCCGGAGCAATATCACAGAGGAACAGCTCGCAATGGGAAACCTATCCAAGACCGACGATCCCGACAGAAAGTCTGCCAACAAAGTGGACGATCGTATCACGAAGCACGACAATCATACGCAATCAAATAATTCGCCGAACAAGGGCGAGAAAATCGTTGAGGACGTCGAGGATGACACtattttttcgttggacagcGTTTTGGAGTTGCTCTTCTCCTCGAATACCAGTTCCGACGTTAAGCTGACTGAGATCACGAAGATGCCAGATGTTTCCTCCATCAGCGGAACACGAGAGGATCAGGAGACCCTCGCCGCCTCATCGACGAGTACCGAGAGGCTAACCGAGGAGACGGATACTGTCGAGACGTCCTCGAAGGTCCTCGACAACGAGATACCAATGGGCACTTTGCTGAAGCTGGCCGGCTGCAATATATACGGTCGAATGTATCGTGTCGGCAGAATCATCACAGAGCTTTCGAGTCTCTGCCAGGAGTGCAGATGCACGGAAATTGGTGTCCAGTGCAAACAGTTAGAATGTTGA